In a genomic window of Sutcliffiella sp. FSL R7-0096:
- a CDS encoding leucine-rich repeat domain-containing protein: protein MKRSFWLNVTVVFTLLLSLLSPAAQAFSEGTEYVLAKVSLKEAVSSEEGNVLVWETYGEDLTSSADVQSFLLVRNGEEVEVTPEEVASLATESKKVYTYTDKVEEPTAIVYSVVWKNAEEIHQSNELTAEVPAAPAEEDVSSDEENVDSSEQAPEETVQEDVSEDSTTVTEEEQTENISSEQTATEDVVEVDESAPVSVEEVEGAELNFVPSEKENYLKSTLIDENAEAFMFLDKMFVNEHSFAVMWYGYVDNSLGRISTYELYLNDTLITSGGPRLSDYEFTNLTPNTVYEVKVRALNKTNDVLVEETLTIKTLPKPTGKIVKFEDANLKEAIQSQMRLDREVFESDLEHLTMLDASSLGIKSLVGLEKAVNLEVLFLYSNSIEDITPLTGLTKLFILDLEENKIKDVSALSKLTDLYILGLANNPITNIQPLEGLTSLEGLFLHNTEISDISSLEYLLNLTFITLADTNIDFSPDSVVWDLLNVWADAGVYVDVLEEEYFEPLELSIYGTTEQSISIGWWYYSENEEDYEKEYLYKVYVNDKFYKETTLTELTILGLDSQKDYIVKVEMYDTDGTFMYDTFEMAQTLAPPSGDIVNIPDKGLNDAIRQQLGLQDLDREIYQSDMERLESLYASWMGIKKLNGLEYAINLFDLDISGNEIKDLSPLKGLEFLHFLTLSDNLITDINPLKGLNIYWLDLSYNPITDISGLNGLLDLQVLHLHNTNIADISVLLELDYLWEVTLFDIEGLTFEEGSPELAVVEKLRAIGIMVYLSEEEYHGPIPYTIEVVSVTESTIEIEWTYEYEVEFEVDYYEVLLDGEVIDTTDGNSYVYTDLEADTTYELAVVPVDSAGEELDYIYISASTLPAAEEPVEEEEPKEENKDKEKEDKTPVVVKPVDKDKNKTDKKTATDTKKGNMLPFTATNTLNYILIGLALLVVGTAGLWWTRRRVIA from the coding sequence TTGAAAAGAAGTTTTTGGCTAAATGTAACAGTTGTATTTACCTTACTACTTTCTTTACTTAGTCCTGCTGCACAGGCTTTTTCGGAAGGAACCGAATATGTGCTTGCCAAGGTATCATTAAAGGAAGCAGTATCATCGGAAGAAGGCAATGTTTTAGTGTGGGAAACGTATGGCGAGGATTTGACATCTTCCGCTGATGTTCAGAGTTTCCTACTAGTTAGGAATGGTGAAGAAGTAGAAGTTACCCCTGAAGAAGTGGCTAGCTTAGCTACTGAAAGCAAGAAAGTCTATACATATACGGACAAGGTAGAAGAACCAACGGCTATCGTGTACAGTGTTGTGTGGAAAAATGCTGAAGAAATTCACCAGAGTAACGAACTTACTGCAGAGGTACCGGCAGCACCTGCAGAGGAAGATGTATCTTCTGACGAAGAAAATGTAGATTCATCTGAACAAGCGCCGGAAGAAACAGTACAGGAAGATGTATCTGAAGATAGCACCACCGTCACAGAAGAGGAGCAGACGGAAAATATCTCCTCGGAACAGACTGCAACCGAAGATGTTGTTGAGGTCGACGAAAGTGCTCCCGTTTCCGTTGAGGAAGTAGAAGGAGCAGAATTGAATTTTGTTCCATCAGAAAAAGAGAATTATCTAAAAAGCACCCTAATTGATGAAAATGCGGAAGCTTTCATGTTTCTTGACAAAATGTTCGTTAATGAGCACTCTTTTGCTGTAATGTGGTATGGCTATGTCGATAATAGCCTAGGGCGTATTTCGACTTACGAGTTATACCTTAATGATACACTCATCACATCTGGTGGACCTAGATTATCAGACTACGAGTTTACTAATTTAACACCAAACACCGTTTATGAGGTTAAGGTGAGAGCGTTAAATAAAACGAATGATGTTTTAGTAGAAGAAACGTTGACAATAAAGACCCTTCCTAAACCAACTGGTAAGATTGTTAAGTTTGAAGACGCAAATTTGAAAGAGGCCATTCAATCCCAGATGAGGCTTGACAGGGAAGTCTTTGAGAGCGATTTGGAACACTTGACTATGCTTGATGCAAGCTCCCTTGGGATCAAAAGCCTAGTGGGTCTTGAGAAAGCAGTCAATCTGGAGGTCCTATTCTTATACTCCAACAGCATTGAGGATATTACCCCTCTGACAGGGTTGACGAAGCTTTTCATCCTTGACTTGGAAGAGAATAAAATAAAGGATGTTTCAGCTTTAAGTAAATTAACAGACCTTTATATTTTAGGCTTAGCTAACAATCCAATCACTAACATCCAACCGTTGGAGGGATTAACGAGTTTGGAAGGTTTATTCCTTCATAATACCGAGATCAGTGATATTTCTTCATTGGAGTATCTGCTTAACTTAACTTTTATTACATTAGCAGACACCAATATTGATTTTTCACCGGACTCGGTTGTTTGGGACCTACTAAATGTTTGGGCCGACGCCGGAGTATATGTTGATGTACTTGAGGAAGAATACTTTGAACCTCTAGAATTAAGCATTTATGGTACCACTGAGCAAAGCATTTCTATTGGCTGGTGGTATTATTCAGAGAATGAAGAGGACTATGAAAAAGAATACCTCTACAAAGTGTACGTAAATGACAAATTTTACAAGGAAACAACTTTAACAGAGCTGACTATTTTAGGTCTTGATTCGCAGAAAGACTATATCGTGAAGGTGGAAATGTATGATACAGACGGGACGTTTATGTACGATACATTTGAGATGGCACAGACTCTCGCGCCACCATCAGGGGATATCGTCAATATTCCTGATAAAGGCTTAAATGATGCTATTCGTCAACAATTGGGACTTCAAGATCTCGACCGTGAAATTTACCAATCAGATATGGAACGCCTTGAGTCTTTATATGCTTCCTGGATGGGAATTAAAAAACTGAACGGACTTGAGTATGCAATTAACCTATTTGATCTGGATATCAGTGGAAATGAAATCAAGGACCTTTCTCCTTTAAAAGGACTAGAATTCTTGCATTTTCTAACTCTATCAGACAATTTGATCACAGATATCAATCCGTTAAAAGGATTGAACATCTATTGGCTTGATCTGTCTTATAATCCAATTACGGACATTTCCGGCTTGAACGGGTTACTTGACTTGCAAGTGCTACACTTGCATAACACAAACATCGCAGACATCAGTGTCCTTCTTGAGCTTGACTACCTCTGGGAAGTTACTTTATTCGATATAGAAGGATTAACCTTCGAAGAAGGCTCACCTGAGCTTGCTGTTGTAGAAAAGCTAAGAGCTATAGGGATTATGGTTTATCTTTCAGAAGAGGAGTATCACGGTCCCATTCCTTACACGATTGAAGTGGTGAGTGTAACAGAAAGCACCATTGAGATTGAATGGACTTACGAGTATGAAGTAGAATTTGAAGTGGACTATTACGAAGTGCTTCTTGATGGGGAAGTTATTGATACTACGGATGGGAACTCCTATGTCTATACGGACCTTGAAGCGGATACAACTTATGAACTTGCCGTTGTACCAGTTGATTCAGCAGGCGAAGAGCTGGATTATATCTACATCTCCGCTTCTACTCTACCGGCTGCAGAAGAGCCAGTAGAGGAAGAAGAGCCTAAGGAAGAAAATAAAGATAAAGAGAAAGAAGATAAAACACCAGTTGTCGTAAAACCCGTGGATAAAGATAAAAACAAGACAGATAAAAAGACAGCTACCGATACGAAAAAAGGAAATATGCTTCCTTTCACTGCTACTAATACATTAAATTACATCCTGATTGGATTGGCCTTATTAGTGGTTGGTACAGCTGGACTTTGGTGGACTCGACGTAGAGTTATAGCTTGA
- a CDS encoding DMT family transporter, producing MHQTKYYLSLLLIMIFWGMNVPLVKILVENLSPVTMTAFRIMTAGLTVFLILSIFKLVRLPTKREFYYIILGSFLNVVCHHYFLSIGLKGTSGTNAGIILGAGPILTALIASVLLKKKTTFQRWTGFLLGGAGVAVTILVGSNGVSEINIGDIYVFISILTQAFSFILISKLAKTLDPRLLTGYMLVIGASALMVIGLMTEPGAVKEFATISWQVWLAFFTSAIIATALGHMSYNFIIGKIGPAEASIFLNFTPFFALIGSVFLLGEKVTIFHLIGLVLIVAGVLLGSGALERKKLSRQEPVNHLRGIGR from the coding sequence ATGCACCAAACTAAATACTATCTATCGCTCCTACTCATCATGATATTCTGGGGCATGAACGTTCCGTTAGTTAAAATCCTTGTGGAGAACTTGAGCCCTGTCACCATGACCGCTTTCCGCATCATGACAGCAGGCCTTACCGTCTTTCTGATCCTCTCCATATTCAAGCTTGTCAGGCTTCCAACCAAAAGAGAATTCTACTATATCATTCTAGGATCCTTCCTTAATGTAGTCTGCCATCATTACTTTCTATCGATTGGCCTAAAAGGTACATCTGGCACAAATGCAGGTATCATCTTGGGAGCGGGACCGATCCTGACTGCCTTGATTGCGTCTGTCTTACTCAAAAAGAAAACAACCTTTCAACGATGGACCGGCTTCCTCCTCGGCGGAGCAGGTGTTGCAGTCACCATCCTTGTAGGAAGCAATGGTGTATCCGAAATCAACATCGGAGATATTTATGTTTTCATTTCGATTCTCACCCAAGCCTTCAGCTTCATCCTCATCAGTAAACTGGCAAAAACCCTGGATCCACGCTTGCTGACAGGATACATGCTGGTAATTGGGGCAAGTGCCCTCATGGTTATTGGACTGATGACGGAGCCAGGAGCAGTAAAGGAATTTGCTACGATATCCTGGCAGGTATGGCTGGCATTTTTTACTTCAGCCATCATAGCGACGGCGCTTGGACATATGTCCTATAACTTTATCATTGGGAAAATTGGTCCGGCAGAAGCTTCTATTTTTTTGAATTTCACGCCTTTTTTCGCACTCATTGGATCGGTCTTTTTGCTTGGCGAAAAGGTCACAATCTTCCATCTGATAGGGCTAGTTCTAATCGTGGCAGGAGTGTTATTGGGATCTGGTGCATTGGAGCGTAAAAAATTGTCGAGACAAGAACCGGTCAATCATTTAAGGGGAATCGGAAGATAA
- the galT gene encoding UDP-glucose--hexose-1-phosphate uridylyltransferase, whose protein sequence is MTVNIYGKIDQLIQYGLQTKLIEDQDIAHTRNSILSILKLEDYTPAPNSVEVGELHSPVPILEKILDWAADEGLLEADTVTYRDLLDTKIMGCFVPRPSEVTKEFNRINEEEGPVQATDYFYKLANDSHYIRRDRIEKNAHWLAETEYGNLEITINLSKPEKDPKAIAAARNMKETGYPSCLLCVENVGYGGRVNHPARQNLRTIPLSLMEEQWHLQFSPYVYYHEHAIILKGVHEPMKISKNTFHRLVEFTDKLPHYFVGSNADLPIVGGSILSHDHFQGGFHDFPMAKAEIEESFSLSGFPNVTAGWLSWPMSVIRLNGLAKEEIIEAADTIYQAWKNYSDETVDILAYSEDIPHNTVTPIARRKGELYELDLVLRNNRTSEEHPMGIFHPHEEVHHIKKENIGLIEVMGLAVLPGRLQEEFRILGELMVSDDGLDRLADDNMKKHLHWAKRIIEKYPEIRTPLEDVDVQAILKKEVGLIFASILEHAGVFKRNEEGREAFRRFCQTL, encoded by the coding sequence GTGACTGTAAATATTTACGGAAAGATAGACCAGCTCATTCAATATGGCCTGCAAACGAAGCTGATAGAGGACCAAGATATAGCTCACACAAGGAATTCCATCCTATCCATTTTAAAGCTGGAGGATTATACACCAGCTCCAAATTCCGTGGAGGTTGGCGAACTTCACTCTCCTGTCCCGATTTTAGAGAAAATTTTAGATTGGGCGGCAGACGAAGGCTTGCTGGAGGCCGATACTGTCACTTACCGTGACCTTTTGGATACGAAAATAATGGGCTGCTTTGTACCAAGACCATCAGAGGTAACAAAAGAATTTAATCGGATCAATGAAGAGGAAGGGCCGGTTCAGGCGACAGATTATTTCTATAAACTAGCGAATGACTCCCATTATATTCGAAGAGATCGTATTGAAAAAAATGCGCATTGGTTGGCGGAAACGGAGTATGGCAATCTAGAAATAACCATTAATCTTTCCAAACCTGAAAAGGATCCAAAAGCTATCGCCGCTGCACGGAACATGAAAGAGACAGGATATCCATCCTGTTTGTTATGTGTGGAAAATGTAGGTTACGGTGGGAGGGTGAATCATCCTGCACGTCAAAACCTCCGGACCATTCCTCTTTCCTTAATGGAGGAACAGTGGCATCTTCAATTTTCTCCTTATGTTTACTACCACGAACATGCCATTATATTAAAAGGTGTACACGAACCGATGAAAATTTCAAAAAACACCTTTCACAGATTGGTAGAGTTCACTGACAAACTCCCACACTATTTTGTCGGATCTAACGCTGACCTCCCAATTGTAGGTGGTTCCATCCTTAGTCATGACCACTTCCAAGGTGGATTTCATGATTTCCCGATGGCCAAAGCAGAGATAGAGGAATCCTTTTCCTTATCAGGCTTCCCCAATGTGACCGCAGGGTGGCTTTCTTGGCCGATGAGTGTCATTCGCCTCAATGGCCTTGCAAAAGAGGAAATCATCGAGGCTGCAGATACCATCTATCAAGCGTGGAAAAATTACTCCGATGAGACGGTTGATATTCTTGCCTATTCGGAGGATATCCCGCACAATACTGTGACCCCGATTGCCCGCAGAAAAGGGGAACTATACGAATTGGATCTAGTACTGCGGAATAATCGAACAAGTGAAGAACACCCTATGGGAATCTTCCACCCACATGAGGAAGTGCACCACATCAAAAAAGAAAACATCGGCCTTATAGAAGTAATGGGACTTGCTGTCCTACCCGGCCGCCTTCAGGAAGAGTTTCGGATTCTTGGGGAATTGATGGTATCTGATGATGGGTTGGACCGTTTAGCTGATGACAATATGAAAAAACATCTACATTGGGCTAAGAGAATAATAGAGAAATATCCAGAGATCCGCACACCTTTGGAAGACGTGGATGTCCAGGCGATTTTGAAAAAAGAAGTTGGGTTGATATTTGCGTCGATCCTCGAACATGCTGGAGTCTTTAAACGCAACGAGGAAGGCAGGGAGGCATTTCGGAGGTTTTGCCAGACGTTGTAA
- the galE gene encoding UDP-glucose 4-epimerase GalE, with product MAVLVCGGAGYIGSHAVVDLVRRGEAVIVIDNLKTGHAGSLHENVRFYEGDIRDFDFLEKVFDENEVDTVIHFAADSLVGESVQNPLAYYDNNVYGALCLLKMMKKHQVHRIVFSSTAATYGEPESIPILETDPTNPTSPYGETKLAIERMLKWSSVAYGLNFIVLRYFNVAGAHLEADIGEDHTPETHLIPLILQVALGKREKIMIFGDDYPTEDGTCIRDYIHVTDLVSAHLLAVDKLRNGGGNGTYNLGNGNGFSVKEVIETARKVTQKEIPAEIAPRRAGDPAKLVASSLRAKEELGWNPQHSSMEEMIQSAWKWHQQHPERYEN from the coding sequence ATGGCTGTATTAGTATGTGGGGGAGCCGGTTATATTGGAAGCCATGCGGTCGTGGACCTGGTGCGAAGAGGGGAAGCTGTCATTGTAATTGATAACCTTAAAACAGGGCATGCAGGCTCATTGCACGAAAATGTCCGCTTTTATGAAGGAGATATTCGGGACTTCGACTTTTTAGAAAAGGTCTTTGACGAAAATGAAGTCGATACGGTTATACATTTCGCAGCAGATTCCCTTGTTGGAGAAAGTGTCCAAAATCCATTGGCTTATTATGACAACAATGTCTATGGGGCACTTTGCCTTTTAAAAATGATGAAAAAGCATCAAGTGCATCGAATTGTCTTCTCATCCACCGCTGCAACATATGGTGAACCCGAAAGCATCCCTATTCTGGAAACAGATCCAACGAATCCAACAAGCCCTTACGGTGAAACCAAGCTTGCCATTGAAAGGATGCTGAAATGGAGCTCGGTTGCTTATGGATTAAATTTCATTGTCTTGAGATATTTCAATGTGGCGGGCGCCCACTTGGAAGCAGATATCGGGGAGGACCATACACCAGAAACCCACCTGATTCCCCTTATTTTGCAGGTAGCACTCGGGAAGAGGGAGAAGATCATGATTTTTGGAGATGATTATCCAACAGAAGACGGTACATGTATCCGCGATTATATACATGTCACCGACCTGGTCTCTGCTCATTTGCTTGCAGTAGATAAGCTGAGAAATGGTGGAGGGAATGGGACGTATAATCTTGGCAATGGAAACGGTTTTTCTGTCAAAGAAGTAATCGAAACCGCCCGGAAGGTGACACAAAAAGAAATCCCGGCAGAAATTGCCCCGCGCAGAGCTGGGGACCCTGCTAAACTGGTCGCCTCCTCTCTCCGTGCAAAAGAAGAATTAGGCTGGAATCCACAGCACTCTTCCATGGAAGAAATGATTCAAAGCGCTTGGAAGTGGCATCAACAACATCCCGAGAGATACGAGAATTAA
- a CDS encoding galactokinase, giving the protein MLEGLVKDFAEVFGDAHHVRAFFAPGRVNLIGEHTDYNGGHVFPCALSVGTYAIARLRNDREVNVYSKNFPEEGIINFQLDHLVYDEKDKWANYPKGVIREFVKNGYEPNAGLDVLFFGNIPNGAGLSSSASIELVTSVLLKALFRLQVEMVDMVKMSQKAENEFMKVNCGIMDQFSIGMGRANHALLLDCNTLSYTYSPISLKDATLVIGNTNKRRGLADSKYNERRTECEQALKEIQEHHSIQSLGDLTPSQFEEVKHHLSNDVIQRRAKHAVYENDRTKEAVHLLEMGDIKGFGQLMNDSHRSLRDDYEVTGLELDALVEAAWNQQGTIGARMTGAGFGGCTVNLVENAHLDEFLKNVKWQYEEATGLIPEFYTVEIGDGAREMNIG; this is encoded by the coding sequence ATGCTTGAAGGGTTAGTAAAGGATTTTGCAGAGGTGTTTGGTGATGCTCATCATGTCCGGGCATTTTTCGCACCAGGCCGTGTCAATTTGATTGGAGAGCATACCGATTACAATGGAGGGCATGTTTTTCCTTGTGCATTAAGTGTTGGGACGTATGCAATCGCAAGGCTTAGGAACGACAGGGAAGTGAACGTGTATTCCAAGAATTTCCCTGAAGAAGGAATCATTAATTTCCAGCTTGATCACCTAGTTTACGATGAGAAAGACAAATGGGCCAATTACCCTAAGGGTGTCATCCGCGAATTTGTGAAGAATGGTTATGAGCCGAATGCTGGCTTGGACGTTTTGTTCTTCGGAAACATTCCAAATGGTGCGGGTTTATCCTCCTCTGCATCCATTGAACTTGTTACATCTGTCCTCCTGAAGGCATTGTTCCGCTTGCAGGTGGAGATGGTCGACATGGTGAAGATGAGTCAAAAGGCAGAGAATGAATTTATGAAGGTAAACTGCGGCATTATGGATCAATTCTCCATTGGAATGGGGAGAGCAAATCATGCGTTGCTGCTTGATTGCAATACACTTTCTTACACATACAGTCCAATCAGCCTCAAGGATGCTACTCTGGTTATTGGCAACACCAACAAAAGGCGTGGGCTTGCAGATTCTAAATACAATGAACGAAGAACAGAGTGTGAACAGGCATTAAAGGAAATACAGGAGCACCACTCCATACAATCTTTAGGTGACCTCACACCAAGCCAGTTTGAAGAAGTGAAACATCACTTATCCAATGATGTCATCCAAAGGCGAGCCAAACATGCCGTGTATGAAAATGACAGGACGAAAGAAGCCGTGCATTTGCTTGAAATGGGTGATATAAAAGGTTTTGGCCAGCTGATGAATGACTCCCACCGTTCCCTTAGAGATGATTATGAAGTGACTGGGCTTGAGCTGGATGCTCTTGTGGAAGCAGCATGGAATCAACAAGGAACCATAGGAGCTAGAATGACTGGAGCTGGATTTGGCGGCTGTACTGTCAATCTCGTGGAGAATGCACATTTGGATGAGTTCCTGAAAAATGTGAAATGGCAATATGAAGAAGCAACCGGATTGATTCCTGAATTTTACACAGTAGAAATTGGTGACGGGGCAAGGGAAATGAATATAGGCTAA
- a CDS encoding glycoside hydrolase family 43 protein yields MTYQNPVISIAGLDHGDPAVLKYNGTYFLYHTGPREIRVYTSTDLVNWEACGIALHASDDQDHWAQIDLWAPEIIHENGIFYMYVTGAVRNENGHGNDEIRRIGVAKSKSPTGPFTLAKEPLTDEWSIDAHPFKDEDGSYYMFYNVRNEYTRGPNNVIGTGNVVDRMIDLETLSGNPTMVVAPEHLWEGNKEHSFFWNEGPFVLKRDGTYYQMYSAGFFGDDTYGVYYATSSKPMGDKGMEDKSWSKWKGGEPILKTNEACHGPGHHVVVKGPNGVDDYIVYHGYEPEENVGERRVRVGRFQWQGDHIWLEPPVKGELPLPVVPTYDGRFTSSISDLNAGLLAHQHPDFHFETNISLPSGGVKLVHFLSFLQSNGNKVIWSFDMEKSILKTKILGESEQVKDEYPLPDAYDFSAYHFVQVKKRNSTLSLYLNQLLVCSIELEGEADGTINLPFREDEGLQVEGTVLTSLKGK; encoded by the coding sequence ATGACTTATCAAAATCCGGTTATTTCTATTGCGGGATTGGACCATGGAGATCCCGCGGTACTTAAATATAACGGCACTTATTTTCTTTATCATACAGGACCAAGGGAAATAAGAGTTTATACCTCAACGGACTTAGTGAATTGGGAGGCGTGCGGAATTGCATTGCATGCCTCTGATGACCAGGACCATTGGGCTCAGATTGATTTATGGGCGCCAGAAATCATCCATGAAAACGGCATTTTTTATATGTATGTGACAGGTGCCGTCAGAAATGAAAATGGCCACGGGAATGATGAGATACGAAGAATAGGAGTGGCTAAAAGTAAAAGCCCGACAGGCCCATTCACGCTTGCAAAAGAGCCATTGACAGATGAATGGTCCATCGATGCCCACCCTTTCAAGGACGAGGATGGAAGCTATTATATGTTTTATAATGTCCGCAACGAGTACACCAGGGGGCCAAACAATGTCATCGGAACCGGAAATGTGGTCGATCGGATGATAGATTTGGAAACGTTGAGCGGGAATCCAACCATGGTAGTTGCTCCAGAGCATTTGTGGGAAGGAAACAAAGAGCACAGCTTCTTTTGGAATGAAGGACCTTTTGTTTTGAAGAGAGATGGTACTTACTATCAGATGTACAGTGCAGGCTTCTTTGGAGATGATACGTACGGCGTCTATTATGCAACCTCTTCCAAGCCGATGGGGGACAAGGGGATGGAGGATAAGAGCTGGTCGAAATGGAAAGGCGGAGAGCCTATTTTAAAAACCAATGAGGCATGTCATGGGCCGGGCCATCATGTCGTGGTGAAAGGCCCAAATGGCGTAGATGACTATATCGTTTACCACGGCTATGAACCTGAAGAGAATGTCGGGGAAAGAAGGGTCAGGGTTGGCCGCTTTCAATGGCAAGGGGACCACATATGGTTGGAGCCTCCAGTGAAAGGTGAACTGCCACTCCCTGTCGTGCCGACTTATGATGGTCGATTTACTTCATCCATCAGTGATTTGAATGCAGGACTCTTAGCGCATCAACATCCAGATTTTCATTTTGAGACAAATATCTCTCTTCCAAGTGGCGGTGTGAAACTGGTGCATTTCTTATCATTCCTCCAAAGCAACGGAAATAAGGTGATATGGTCATTTGATATGGAAAAATCCATTCTCAAAACAAAAATACTTGGAGAGTCCGAGCAGGTAAAGGATGAATATCCATTGCCTGATGCTTATGATTTTTCTGCTTATCATTTTGTTCAGGTCAAGAAAAGGAATTCTACCCTTTCTCTCTATTTAAACCAACTACTTGTCTGCTCCATTGAACTGGAGGGAGAGGCCGATGGTACTATTAATCTTCCTTTTCGCGAGGATGAAGGGCTTCAAGTGGAAGGTACAGTCTTGACATCCTTGAAGGGGAAATGA
- a CDS encoding sugar-binding domain-containing protein, with product MSIPRSEYPRPQFIRKNWENLNGQWQFDYDDANKGLLEKWYLQKKFTKEITVPFSYQSELSGIHDTDFHDLVWYKRGFDIPKEWEQKRLILHFGAVDYRASVWVNGKYIGSHEGGHVPFQLEVTEAVVAGKNELVVRVEDVTQDLDQPRGKQYWKEKSEGIFYTRTTGIWQTVWLEMVESSYIEKVKMTPDIDKDEIIMEYVVNGESDSQFLDIEISFEGNLVASESLKLINNKGSRSIFLNDFHVHDEGRLWSPEQPNLYDVVFRLKDDRTVLDEVSSYFGMRKVSVENGKVMLNNRPYYMKLILDQGYFPDGLLTPPSDDAIRKDVELTKEMGFNGARKHQKIEDPRYLYWTDKLGLLVWGEMANSYTYTEDAVRRITDEWQKAIERDYNHPSIVAWVPINESWGVPKLLADKRQQNHTLAMYYLTKSLDSTRLVISNDGWEHTKSDICTIHDYESNKEVLKERYSTVEKIMEATPGSRLIYVPGHHYDGVPIQVSEFGGIAYKKSEWEGWGYSGASDDQDFANRYYDVVSALLESPLVQGFCYTQLTDVEQEINGLLTYDRKPKIDLEIIKEINEGRSVKRFSSEVK from the coding sequence ATGTCTATTCCAAGATCTGAATACCCAAGACCGCAATTTATCCGTAAAAACTGGGAGAACCTTAACGGCCAATGGCAATTTGATTATGATGACGCAAACAAGGGGCTTTTGGAAAAATGGTATCTTCAAAAAAAGTTCACTAAGGAAATTACTGTCCCATTCAGCTACCAAAGTGAGCTGAGCGGAATCCATGATACGGATTTCCATGATCTTGTCTGGTACAAAAGAGGCTTTGATATCCCGAAAGAATGGGAACAAAAACGCCTCATCCTACATTTCGGGGCTGTGGACTATCGAGCATCTGTGTGGGTGAACGGTAAGTATATCGGTTCCCATGAAGGAGGGCATGTACCTTTTCAATTGGAAGTAACCGAAGCTGTGGTTGCTGGTAAGAATGAATTGGTGGTTCGAGTAGAGGATGTGACGCAGGATTTAGATCAACCACGCGGAAAGCAATACTGGAAAGAGAAATCTGAAGGAATCTTTTATACAAGGACCACCGGCATTTGGCAGACTGTATGGCTTGAGATGGTAGAGTCGTCCTATATTGAAAAAGTAAAGATGACTCCTGATATCGATAAAGATGAAATCATAATGGAATATGTTGTGAATGGGGAATCCGATTCACAGTTCCTCGACATAGAAATTTCATTTGAAGGGAATCTGGTAGCCTCTGAATCTCTTAAATTGATTAATAATAAAGGGTCACGCTCCATTTTTCTAAATGATTTTCATGTTCATGACGAAGGACGCTTGTGGAGCCCGGAACAACCAAATCTCTATGATGTTGTCTTCAGGTTAAAAGATGACAGGACTGTCTTGGATGAAGTGAGCAGCTACTTTGGAATGAGGAAGGTCTCCGTTGAAAATGGAAAGGTCATGCTGAATAACCGGCCGTATTATATGAAGCTTATTCTAGATCAAGGGTATTTCCCTGATGGACTTTTGACACCTCCATCTGATGATGCCATCCGTAAAGACGTCGAGCTTACGAAAGAAATGGGCTTTAATGGAGCGAGGAAGCACCAGAAGATTGAGGACCCCCGCTATCTTTATTGGACAGATAAACTTGGATTGTTGGTTTGGGGAGAAATGGCCAACAGCTATACCTATACCGAAGACGCCGTCCGCCGCATAACGGATGAGTGGCAAAAAGCAATTGAGCGGGACTACAACCATCCATCCATCGTTGCATGGGTTCCTATCAATGAAAGCTGGGGTGTCCCAAAGCTTTTGGCAGATAAAAGGCAGCAAAACCACACCCTTGCAATGTATTACCTGACTAAATCGCTGGATTCTACCAGATTGGTGATTTCCAATGACGGCTGGGAGCATACAAAATCCGATATTTGCACCATCCATGATTATGAAAGCAACAAAGAGGTGCTAAAGGAACGATATAGCACAGTGGAGAAAATTATGGAGGCAACCCCGGGTAGCCGTCTTATTTATGTACCTGGCCATCACTATGATGGAGTGCCGATTCAAGTATCCGAATTTGGCGGCATCGCCTATAAAAAGAGTGAATGGGAAGGCTGGGGATACTCTGGGGCATCTGATGATCAGGATTTTGCCAACCGCTATTACGATGTTGTTTCCGCTCTATTGGAATCGCCTCTTGTCCAAGGGTTTTGCTACACCCAACTGACAGATGTGGAGCAGGAAATAAACGGGCTATTAACCTATGACCGCAAGCCGAAAATAGATTTAGAGATTATCAAGGAAATCAATGAAGGCCGTTCGGTCAAACGTTTTTCTAGTGAGGTAAAGTAA